The Anaerolineae bacterium genome has a segment encoding these proteins:
- a CDS encoding disulfide reductase, with protein sequence MKMRYFYFPGCTLETKAVGFNRSAQEAAGAL encoded by the coding sequence GTGAAGATGCGCTATTTCTATTTTCCCGGCTGTACGCTGGAGACCAAGGCGGTGGGCTTCAACCGCTCTGCCCAAGAGGCCGCCGGCGCGTTG